One Setaria viridis chromosome 5, Setaria_viridis_v4.0, whole genome shotgun sequence genomic region harbors:
- the LOC117855780 gene encoding uncharacterized protein isoform X1 yields MRLPPRSSWDAEDTIPVDTEVESGPLTTFFGPLVDLTVDDVPEVDTSHLGATMSMLQEVLRSVESLAVPSGSGGVPSSMLAGGTLALVDVTKADEVGALAPEPQIVKNAKGPMLELPSEFEFRRAIQSFQDLYDRAQRNARALQERNDSMQRLAQLEQECSHLTESLKVHEEATKSFAVERRDHEVLQEKLESRYKSLNKKYQELKRKEAIASS; encoded by the exons ATGCGTCTACCACCGCGTTCGTCCTG ggatgcggaggacactatccctgtggaCACGGAAGTGGAGTCTGGTCCTTTGACTACATTTTTTggtcccttggttgatttgacTGTTGATGATGTACCCGAGGTTGACACAAGCCACCTTGGTGCCactatgtctatgcttcaagaagtgctCCGCTCAGTGGAGAGCCTGGCGGTCCCTTCGGGTTCTGGAGGTGTGCCATCTTCAATGTTGGCTGGTGGTACCCTGGCTTTAGTTGATGTGACTAAAGCGGATGAGGTTGGCGCACTGG CTCCAGAGCCTCAGATTGTTAAAAATGCTAAAGGTCCAATGCTCGAGCTACCGTCGGAGTTCGAATTtcggagagctatccagagtTTTCAG GATCTTTATGATAGAGCTCAAAGGAATGCTCGGGCACTCCAAGAGCGAAACGATTCCATGCAACGGTtggcgcaattggagcaagagtgcagcCATCTCACCGAGTCCTTGAAGGTCCATGAGGAGGCTACAAAGTCTTTTGCCGTGGAGCGGAGGGATCATGAAGTTTTGCAAGAGaagctggagagccgctataagtctttgaataagaaatatcaag agctcaagaggaaAGAGGCTATTGCGAGTAGTTAG
- the LOC117855780 gene encoding uncharacterized protein isoform X2: MRLPPRSSWDAEDTIPVDTEVESGPLTTFFGPLVDLTVDDVPEVDTSHLGATMSMLQEVLRSVESLAVPSGSGGVPSSMLAGGTLALVDVTKADEVGALEPQIVKNAKGPMLELPSEFEFRRAIQSFQDLYDRAQRNARALQERNDSMQRLAQLEQECSHLTESLKVHEEATKSFAVERRDHEVLQEKLESRYKSLNKKYQELKRKEAIASS, encoded by the exons ATGCGTCTACCACCGCGTTCGTCCTG ggatgcggaggacactatccctgtggaCACGGAAGTGGAGTCTGGTCCTTTGACTACATTTTTTggtcccttggttgatttgacTGTTGATGATGTACCCGAGGTTGACACAAGCCACCTTGGTGCCactatgtctatgcttcaagaagtgctCCGCTCAGTGGAGAGCCTGGCGGTCCCTTCGGGTTCTGGAGGTGTGCCATCTTCAATGTTGGCTGGTGGTACCCTGGCTTTAGTTGATGTGACTAAAGCGGATGAGGTTGGCGCACTGG AGCCTCAGATTGTTAAAAATGCTAAAGGTCCAATGCTCGAGCTACCGTCGGAGTTCGAATTtcggagagctatccagagtTTTCAG GATCTTTATGATAGAGCTCAAAGGAATGCTCGGGCACTCCAAGAGCGAAACGATTCCATGCAACGGTtggcgcaattggagcaagagtgcagcCATCTCACCGAGTCCTTGAAGGTCCATGAGGAGGCTACAAAGTCTTTTGCCGTGGAGCGGAGGGATCATGAAGTTTTGCAAGAGaagctggagagccgctataagtctttgaataagaaatatcaag agctcaagaggaaAGAGGCTATTGCGAGTAGTTAG
- the LOC117855779 gene encoding asparagine--tRNA ligase, cytoplasmic 1: MAANAAAAAMAAASLCDDLEPATVRTRIRDVLAAGAARAGERVVVGGWVRTGREQGKGSFAFLELSDGSCAATLQVIVDATVHPLARLTATGTSVLVEGDIKEPPEGTKQNVELKVSRVLEVGEVDAAAYPLPKGKVKLTLEKLRDVVHLRSRTNTIGAVARIRHQLACATHRFFDENGFLYVHTPIITTSDCEGAGEMFQVTTLFSQAEKTEKELKENPAPSDSEIEAAKVLVKEKGDAVAQLKAAKASKQDISAAVDVLHRAKENVSKLEERSKLKPGIPRRDDGSIAFENDFFKRQAFLTVSGQLQVETYACALSSVYTFGPTFRAENSHTSRHLAEFWMVEPELAFANLQDDMNCAEKYVQYLCKWLLEHCREDMEFMVKNYDKSAIERLELVSSTPFVRISYTKAVELLKNVTDKKFDNKVEWGIDLASEHERYLTEDIFKKPVIVYNYPKGIKAFYMRLNDDDKTVAAMDVLVPKVGELIGGSQREERLDALKQRILDAGLPLEPYEWYLDLRRFGSVKHSGFGLGFERMILFATGMENIRDVIPFPRYPGRADL, from the exons ATGGCCGCCAacgccgcggcagcggcgatgGCCGCGGCCTCCCTCTGCGACGATCTGGAGCCCGCCACCGTCCGCACCCGCATCCGCGACGTCCTTGCAGCGGGCGCCGCGCGGGCCGGGGAGCGCGTCGTGGTCGGGGGATGGGTCCGGACGGGCCGGGAGCAGGGGAAGGGCTCCTTCGCCTTCCTCGAGCTCAGCGACGGCTCCTGCGCTGCTACGCTCCAGGTCATCGTCGATGCCACCGTGCACCCTCTCGCGCGCCTCACCGCCACGGGCACCTCCGTGCTCGTAGAGGGCGATATCAAGGAGCCGCCGGAGGGTACCAAGCAGAACGTCGAGCTCAAGGTCAGCCGCGTTCTCGAAGTCGGCGAGGTCGACGCCGCCGCTTACCCGCTGCCCAAGGGCAAGGTCAAGCTCACGCTCGAGAAACTCAGGGATGTCGTTCATCTCCGCTCGCGGACCAACACG ATTGGAGCAGTTGCTAGGATTAGGCACCAGTTAGCCTGTGCAACACACAGGTTCTTCGACGAGAATGGGTTTCTCTATGTACATACACCAATAATAACTACAAGTGACTGTGAGGGTGCTGGTGAGATGTTCCAAGTGACAACTTTGTTTAGCCAGGCTGaaaaaactgagaaggaattgAAAGAGAACCCTGCACCTTCTGATTCTGAAATCGAGGCAGCTAAAGTTCTTGTCAAGGAGAAAGGAGATGCAGTTGCACAGCTTAAAGCCGCAAAAGCCAGCAAACAAGACATATCAGCTGCTGTTGATGTGCTTCATAGGGCAAAGGAAAATGTTTCGAAGCTGGAGGAGAGGTCCAAATTAAAGCCTGGGATTCCACGCAGGGATGATGGATCAATAGCTTTTGAAAATGACTTCTTCAAGCGTCAAGCTTTTTTGACTGTGTCCGGACAGCTTCAGGTTGAGACATACGCATGTGCTCTTAGTAGTGTGTATACCTTTGGACCAACATTCCGGGCAGAGAACTCACATACATCACGCCATTTGGCAGAGTTCTGGATGGTTGAACCagaacttgcttttgcaaacTTGCAG gatgataTGAACTGTGCAGAAAAATATGTACAATACCTTTGTAAGTGGCTGCTTGAGCATTGCCGTGAAGATATGGAGTTCATGGTGAAAAATTATGATAAGAGTGCAATTGAACGTCTAGAGCTTGTTTCCTCTACTCCTTTTGTGCGGATTTCATATACAAAGGCTGTGGAGCTCTTGAAAAATGTTACTGACAAGAAGTTTGATAACAAGGTCGAATGGGGAATTGATTTAGCCTCTGAGCATGAAAG GTATTTGACTGAGGATATATTTAAGAAGCCAGTGATTGTCTATAACTATCCGAAAGGAATTAAGGCATTCTATATGAGGCTCAATGATGATGACAAGACGGTGGCTGCAATGGATGTTCTTGTGCCTAAG GTTGGTGAGTTGATTGGTGGAAGCCAAAGGGAAGAACGTCTAGATGCTCTCAAGCAGAG GATACTTGATGCTGGCTTGCCTTTAGAACCCTATGAATGGTACTTGGACCTCCGCAGGTTTGGTTCTGTAAAGCACAGTGGCTTTGGGTTGGGTTTCGAAAGGATGATACTTTTTGCTACTGGTATGGAGAACATCAGAGATGTCATACCCTTCCCGAGGTACCCAGGGAGGGCTGACCTGTGA
- the LOC140220149 gene encoding probable glutathione S-transferase GSTF1, which produces MVSRDGAAIRVSSLLVDGCLLGFIFILPFFFLRLVLLPSHRGVCLRHQRRSIYTRRYRQNSCIISSESRAISRYVLRKFKTPDAGTNNLLRDGDLEGSALVDAWLDVEALLYEPAVHAVFVQHRVVPALGGAPDEKVIGESVEKLRKVLEVYEARLGERRYLAGDDVSLADLSHFPYTHYFMGMPYAAVFDAFPRVRSWWQDLMARPAVQRVAAMMDGQ; this is translated from the exons ATGGTGTCCCGAGATGGAGCTGCGATCCGCGTCTCGTCCTTGCTTGTCGACGGGTGCCTCCTCggcttcatcttcatcctccccttcttcttcctccgtctTGTCCTTCTTCCTTCCCACCGCGGCGTATGCCTTCGTCACCAGCGCCGTTCCATCTACACCCGCCGCTACAGAC AAAATTCTTGCATCATCTCTTCAGAGTCCCGTGCGATCTCCCGGTACGTTCTCCGCAAGTTCAAGACGCCCGACGCCGGCACCAACAACCTCCTTCGTGACGGCGACCTCGAAGGATCGGCGCTCGTCGACGCCTGGCTggacgtggaggcgctgctgtaCGAGCCGGCGGTGCACGCGGTGTTCGTGCAACACCGCGTCGTCCCGGCGCTCGGCGGGGCGCCCGACGAGAAGGTCATCGGCGAGAGCGTAGAGAAGCTGAGGAAAGTGCTGGAGGTGTACGAGGCGCGGCTGGGCGAGCGCAGgtacctcgccggcgacgacgtcaGCCTGGCGGACCTGAGCCACTTCCCCTACACGCACTACTTTATGGGGATGCCATACGCGGCGGTGTTCGACGCGTTCCCCCGCGTCAGGTCGTGGTGGCAGGACCTCATGGCCCGCCCGGCGGTGCAGAGGGTCGCTGCGATGATGGACGGCCAGTGA